The following is a genomic window from Amycolatopsis acidiphila.
GCCCTCGGTCAGCTGCTGGTTCGCGGGCCGGTCGCTGAGACCCTTCTTCACCGAGTCGAGGATGGCGAGACCCTGGCCGACCAGGCCGGACGCCAGCTCGCCCAGCCCGTCGGCGCCGTTGAGGATGTTGACGTTCGCCCCGGACAGGCCGCGCGCCGCCTCCTTGACGATCTGCGGCAGCTGGTCGATGACCATCCGGTCGAGCGCGACCCGGTTGTTCGACGCGGCGGCTTCGGCCTGGACACGGATCTTCTCCGCCTCCGCCTGCGCCAGGATCCGCACCCGCTCCGCCTCCGCGTCGGCGGGCTTGACGACCTCGGCCACGAGCTGCTGCTGGCGCAGCTCGGCCTCGCGCTGGGCCAGTTCCGTCTGCATCGCGATCACCTCACGCTGGGCCTGCGCCTGCGCGAGCGGCCCGGCCTGCGACGCCTCGGCCTGCGCCCGGTCGACCTCCGCCTTGTACTGCGCCTGCACGACCGCGGTCTGGCGCGCGTACTCGGCCTGCCGCCGCTGCGACTCCTGCTCCGCCTCGGCCGCGGCCTGGTTGGCCTGCGCCTGCGCGATCTGCGCCTGCCGCTGGATGGCCGCGTTGTGCGGGGCCGCCATCGCGGCGATGTAGCCGAGCTTCATGTCGTCGATCGACTGGATCTGCAGCGAGTCCACGGTCAGCCCGATCTTCCCCATCTCGGCCTTCGACCCATCGAGCACCTCGGTGGCGAGCTTCTGCCGCTCGGTCACGATCTCCTCGACCGTCATCGACCCGATGATCGAGCGCAGGTGCCCGGCGAAGATCCGTCCGGTCAGCACCGACATCTGGTCCTGATCGGACAGAAAGCGCTGTCCGGCGTTGACGATGCTCTCCTCGTCGTTGCCGACCTTGAACGCGATCACCGCGCGCACGTTGAGCGCGATGCCCTGTTTCGTCACGCACGCCTCGGCCACCTCGGCCTCACACATGGCGAGCGTGAGGAACCGGACCTTTCGAAAGAACGGCATGGCGAAGCTTCCGTGCCCGGTCACGACCCGGAACGGACTGTCCCCCATGCTCCCCTTGCCGCCCGAGATCAGCATCGCCTGATCGGGCGCCGGAACGTGATAGCCGAACATTTCGCAGTCTCCTCGTCATCGAGCGCCGGGAAGGTCCGACCAGGGCACGACGCCGACGGTCCGCGCCCCGCGCGATTCGACGACGAGGACGCATGTGCCCAGCGGGAGCGGTTCCTCGGACCAGGCCAAGTAGATCTCCGTGCCACCGCGAATCCGTAACCGCACCTCGCCGGGGCCGTCGGGGCCCCGGGTCGCGTGGACGAGTTCGCCGACCCGGCCCACGGCGGAGGAATCGCCGTTCACAGTGCGAATCTACGCCTCGCGAGGATCAGCGGCAGGAGAATTCGACATCCGGGCAAATGGGGTTGATTCCCCCAAATCCCAGAAGAGTCCCGCCATCATGCGAAGCGCTTCACGCGCGACCGGCGCCAGCAGATGCTCGTCCGGCGCGTGCTGCGAGCACGCCGGGTAGGAGTGCGGAAGCCAGAGGGTGCACAGCCCCAGCTCTTCGGCGAACGCGTCGTTGGGAATGCTGCCACCGAGGTTGGGCAGCAGTGCCGGCTGCGCACCGGTCGTGGCCGCCACCGAGCTTTCCGCCCAGCGCACCCAGGCGTTGTCCGGGTCGGTCCGGGTCGGCCGCATGGTGCGGCCGACTTCGACCGTCACCATCGGAAACCCGTGCCGGTCGAGGTGTGCGCACAGGACCGGGCCCACACTGTCCACTTCGGTCCCCACGACCGAACGCAGCTGGCAGTGCGCGTGCGCCGAGCCGGGGATGGCGTTGACGGGCGTGTCCGGGTTTCCCGCCGACAGCGACAGCACCTCGACGGTGTTCCACCCGACGAGCCGTTCGGCCGGGCTCAGCCCGGGTTCACCCCAGCCGTCGTCGATCGCCGGATCGTCCGGACCGCCGCCGATTTCGATGTCCCGCAACGCTTTTCGCACGTTCTCCGGGATGTCGGGCGGCCGGAGGCCCGGCACCAGGATGCGGCCACGCGCGTCGACGATCGTGGCGAGCGCATTGGCGAGCACGGTCGCCGGGTTGCGCAGCAGGCCGCCCCAGTTCCCCGAGTGGTGCGCGCCGTCCCGGAGGTCGAGCCGCAGGGTGAACGGCGTCGACCCGCGGGAGCCGAGGAACAACGTCGGCCGGCCGGCGGCCACGCGCGGGCCGTCCGAGGCGATGAACACGTCCGCCGCGAGCTCGTCCGGACGCAGTGCGCACACCTGCCGCAGGCCGGGCGAGCCCGCCTCTTCCCCGGTCTCCACGAGGAACTTCAGGTTGAACCCCAGCTTTCCGCGCACGAGCAGGACCTGTTCGAGCGCGGCGAGGTTGATCGTGTGCTGGCCCTTGTTGTCCGCCGTGCCGCGGCCGTACCAGCGCTCGCCTTCGACGACGACGTGCCACGGGTCCAGCCCGGGCCGCCAGCGTTCCGGCTGCCCTAGTACGACGTCGCCGTGTCCGTAGCAAAGCACGGTGGGCAACGCGGCGTCCTCGTGCCGGGTGGCGATCAGGAACGGCCAGCGGCCCGCCGGGTTCGCCACGATCTCTGTCGTGCAACCGAACCGGGCCAAGGCCGGGGCGAGCTCGTCGGCGAGGTAGCACCGCAGGACGTCCTCGGCGGCCGGATTCTGGCTCTCCGTGGGAAAAGCGACGCGGCGGCGCAGCTGTTCGAGGAACTGCCCGGAATCGAAGTAGCCGCTGACGGCCTCGATCGCGGCAGCCCGGCTCCCGGCCGCCGTCACAGCTTGAGCGCCAGCTCGTCCAGCCCGCCGGCGAAGGCCTCGCCGATCTCCCGCAGCTGCTCGGTCTGGATGGTCAGCGGCGGCGACACCGCCAGCGCCTTGCCGAGCGGGCGCAGCAGCACACCCCGCTGCCGTACCAGCATTTGCAGGTCGTTCACCGCCGAGGGCAGCCGCCGCAGCAGCTCGGGATCCAGCTCCACGGCACCGAGGAGCCCGATCCCCGCCCGGACCTCGGCGACCAGCGAGTGCTCCGCGAGCGGCGCCAGCGCCTCGGCCAGCACGCCCTCCATGGTCCGGCCGCGCTCGACAAGCCCATCGCGCTCCAGCAGGTCGATGTTGACCAACCCGGCGGCGCAGGCAGCTGGGTGACCCGAGTACGTCGCGCCGTGGCGCAGCGCGTTGCCGCCCCGCTCCCAGAACGGCTCCGCGACCCGGCCGTGCGCCACGACGCCGCCGAGCGGCAGGTACCCGCTCGTCACGCCCTTGGCGAAGGTGATCAGGTCGGGCTCGGCGTCCCAGCGCTCGACGCCGAACCAGGTGCCGAGGCGGCCGAACCCGCAGATCACCGCGTCCGCGATGGCGAGCACGCCGTACTCGTGGCAGACCTCGATCACGCCCCGCAGGTAACCCTCCGGCGGCGGGAGCACGCCACCGGCACCGATCACCGGCTCGAACAGGAAGGCCGCGACGTTCTCCGGCCCGACCCGCAGGATCTCCTCGCGCAGCGCGTCGACCGAGTCGTACCGCACCCGGGAGGACGACGGCAGGATCTCGCCGAACCCGCTGCGGTTGGCCTCGATACCTGCGATACCGGTGCCGATCCCGTTGGTGCCGTGGTAGGACTGCGCGCGGCTGATCACGTGCACGCGGCCGGGCTCGCCCTGCGCGTCGTGGTAGCGGCGGGCGATCTTCACCGCGGAGTCGATGGCCTCGCCGCCACCGGTGGTCAGGAAGACCTTCGCGTCGGGCAGCGGCGCGAGACCGGCGATCCGGTTCGCGATCGCGCGGGCGGGCTCGTTCGCGAAGTCGCCGAAGATCGAGTAACCGGCGAGCTTGCGCATCTGCTCGGCCGCGGCGTCGGCGATCTCGCGGCGGCCGTGCCCCACGTTGACGTACCAGAGGCTGGCTGTGGCGTCGAGGTAACGGTTGCCGTCGGTGTCGTAGACCCACACGTCCTCGCCGCGGTCGAGGACGAACTCGCCCTCCCGCACGGCCGCCATGTCCGAGAACGGGTGCCACAGTGCTGTCTCCATGAGATCAGCATGGCGGGCGGCGGAGCACTTTTCCAGGGTTGAGGATCCCGCGCGGATCGAAGGCCTGTTTGACCGCCTGGTGCACGGACAGCCCGACCTCGCCCAGTTCGGTCTCCAGCCAGGGCTGCTTGAGCGTGCCGATGCCGTGCTCGCCGGTGATCGTGCCGCCGAGGCGCAGGCCGAGCTGCATGATCGCGTCGAAGGCCGCCTGGCCGCGTCGCACCGAGTCCGGATCGGCGGCGTCGAACACGACCGTCGGGTGCATGTTCCCGTCGCCGGCGTGGCCGCAGCACGGGATGCGCACGCCGTGCTCGTGCCCGATGGCGGCGATCCCCTCGACCAGCTCGGCCAGCCGCGACCTCGGCACGCACACGTCGTCGACCAGCTGATCGCCGAGCTCCCCGACCGCGTCGCCGACGAGCCTGCGCGCTTCGATCAGCAGGTCCGCCTCGGCCTGGTCGGTCGCGACGAACACCTCGGTCGCGCCGTGCTCCCGGGCGACCTTCGCGAACGCGTCGAGATCGTCGTGCGCCGCCGGACCGCGGTCGGACTGGGCGATGAGGACCGCGCCGACGTCGTCCGGGAAGCCGAGGTCGCGGTAGGCGGAGACGGCGTCGACGGTCGCGGAGTCCATGAACTCCAGCACCGACGGCCGCCGCCCGCTGCTCAGGTAGTCGCCGACCACCCCGCACGCGGCGGCCGGGGTGGCGAAGAAGGCGAGCGCGGTCAACGGTCTCTCCGCCGCGGACCGCAGCGCGACGGTGACCTCGGTGACGACGCCGAGGGTGCCCTCGGAGCCGGTGAACAGCCGTACGAGGTCGTACCCGGCGACCCCCTTCGCGGTGCGGCGGCCGGTGCGCAGGATCCGCCCGTCCGCCAGCACGACCTCCAGCTCCCGGACGAAGTCGCTGGTCACGCCGTACTTCACGCAGCACAGGCCGCCCGCGTTGGTGGCCACGTTGCCGCCGATGGTCGAGATCTGCCATGACCCGGGGTCGGGCGGGTAGAACAGGCCCTTCTCGGCGACGGCCGCGGACAGCACTGCGTTGATCACGCCGGGCTCGACGGTGGCGGTGTGGTTGAGCTCGTCGATCGCGAGGATCCGGTCCATCCGCTCCAGTGACAGCAGGATCGCGCCCTCGACCGCGGTGGCCCCGCCGGACATGCCGGTGCGCGCGCCCTGCGGGACGACGGGGATCCGGTGCTCGTGCGCGAACTCCAGGACGCGGGCGACCTCGGCGGTCGACCGCGGCCGGGCGAGCGCGGCGGGTCGTCCGGCGACGACGAACCCAGCGCGA
Proteins encoded in this region:
- a CDS encoding SPFH domain-containing protein, whose translation is MFGYHVPAPDQAMLISGGKGSMGDSPFRVVTGHGSFAMPFFRKVRFLTLAMCEAEVAEACVTKQGIALNVRAVIAFKVGNDEESIVNAGQRFLSDQDQMSVLTGRIFAGHLRSIIGSMTVEEIVTERQKLATEVLDGSKAEMGKIGLTVDSLQIQSIDDMKLGYIAAMAAPHNAAIQRQAQIAQAQANQAAAEAEQESQRRQAEYARQTAVVQAQYKAEVDRAQAEASQAGPLAQAQAQREVIAMQTELAQREAELRQQQLVAEVVKPADAEAERVRILAQAEAEKIRVQAEAAASNNRVALDRMVIDQLPQIVKEAARGLSGANVNILNGADGLGELASGLVGQGLAILDSVKKGLSDRPANQQLTEGE
- a CDS encoding M20 family metallopeptidase produces the protein MTAAGSRAAAIEAVSGYFDSGQFLEQLRRRVAFPTESQNPAAEDVLRCYLADELAPALARFGCTTEIVANPAGRWPFLIATRHEDAALPTVLCYGHGDVVLGQPERWRPGLDPWHVVVEGERWYGRGTADNKGQHTINLAALEQVLLVRGKLGFNLKFLVETGEEAGSPGLRQVCALRPDELAADVFIASDGPRVAAGRPTLFLGSRGSTPFTLRLDLRDGAHHSGNWGGLLRNPATVLANALATIVDARGRILVPGLRPPDIPENVRKALRDIEIGGGPDDPAIDDGWGEPGLSPAERLVGWNTVEVLSLSAGNPDTPVNAIPGSAHAHCQLRSVVGTEVDSVGPVLCAHLDRHGFPMVTVEVGRTMRPTRTDPDNAWVRWAESSVAATTGAQPALLPNLGGSIPNDAFAEELGLCTLWLPHSYPACSQHAPDEHLLAPVAREALRMMAGLFWDLGESTPFARMSNSPAADPREA
- a CDS encoding aminotransferase family protein — protein: METALWHPFSDMAAVREGEFVLDRGEDVWVYDTDGNRYLDATASLWYVNVGHGRREIADAAAEQMRKLAGYSIFGDFANEPARAIANRIAGLAPLPDAKVFLTTGGGEAIDSAVKIARRYHDAQGEPGRVHVISRAQSYHGTNGIGTGIAGIEANRSGFGEILPSSSRVRYDSVDALREEILRVGPENVAAFLFEPVIGAGGVLPPPEGYLRGVIEVCHEYGVLAIADAVICGFGRLGTWFGVERWDAEPDLITFAKGVTSGYLPLGGVVAHGRVAEPFWERGGNALRHGATYSGHPAACAAGLVNIDLLERDGLVERGRTMEGVLAEALAPLAEHSLVAEVRAGIGLLGAVELDPELLRRLPSAVNDLQMLVRQRGVLLRPLGKALAVSPPLTIQTEQLREIGEAFAGGLDELALKL
- a CDS encoding FAD-binding oxidoreductase — its product is MIEADYVTTDPDVLEAYRSDRAGFVVAGRPAALARPRSTAEVARVLEFAHEHRIPVVPQGARTGMSGGATAVEGAILLSLERMDRILAIDELNHTATVEPGVINAVLSAAVAEKGLFYPPDPGSWQISTIGGNVATNAGGLCCVKYGVTSDFVRELEVVLADGRILRTGRRTAKGVAGYDLVRLFTGSEGTLGVVTEVTVALRSAAERPLTALAFFATPAAACGVVGDYLSSGRRPSVLEFMDSATVDAVSAYRDLGFPDDVGAVLIAQSDRGPAAHDDLDAFAKVAREHGATEVFVATDQAEADLLIEARRLVGDAVGELGDQLVDDVCVPRSRLAELVEGIAAIGHEHGVRIPCCGHAGDGNMHPTVVFDAADPDSVRRGQAAFDAIMQLGLRLGGTITGEHGIGTLKQPWLETELGEVGLSVHQAVKQAFDPRGILNPGKVLRRPPC